A genomic region of Trueperaceae bacterium contains the following coding sequences:
- the speA gene encoding biosynthetic arginine decarboxylase, which translates to MSRPTLDPGFSITDADELYSIKAWSSGFFGVSKRGELTVSVKGSPAVPLTKIVDGLLAEGHALPIVLRFPDILEDRMDRINEAFAAAIAEAGYQNRYQGVFPIKVNQRRVVVETIASYGAKYRTGLEAGSKAELALCLAHETHDDALICCNGFKDDDFIRLALWGRKLGRNVIITLEKAGELERVLRISKEVGVEPLLGVRFKLHARGSGQWEASGGDDAKFGLTASELITVAQRVQAEGLGHRLVLLHCHVGSQLTDIRRIRAAVREAAQAYVELAEMGVGVKYLDVGGGLAVDYDGSKTTYYTSANYGLREYADTVVYTIMESCQEWEVAHPVIVTESGRALTAHHSVVIVPVVDAIGPTRTGVDLPPLTGEVHALLRDMQELDKAVTVKTYREVFNEAVSNKETMHSLFDLGYLSLLERAHFEQLYNRLLERVAKVVAGLDYVPEEFELLPQMLADKYVVNFSLFQSLPDHWAIKTLFPIVPLQRLAERPTRNATLVDISCDSDGKIERFIDLRDVRSTLPVHDFVQGQPYYLGVFLTGAYQDVLANAHNLFGRVNEAHVRLGKDGAHVELYVEGQKARRVIHNMGYETPELHAAVQRQAEELRAEGVLDTDEVEEFLELYDRELVGYTYLEAM; encoded by the coding sequence GTGAGCAGACCCACCCTCGACCCAGGTTTCAGCATCACGGACGCCGACGAGCTCTACAGCATCAAGGCGTGGTCGAGCGGGTTCTTCGGGGTCTCGAAACGGGGCGAGCTCACGGTGTCGGTGAAGGGTTCGCCTGCGGTCCCACTCACCAAGATCGTGGATGGGCTCCTCGCGGAAGGTCACGCTCTGCCCATCGTGCTGCGCTTCCCGGACATCCTCGAGGACCGCATGGACCGCATCAACGAAGCGTTCGCCGCGGCCATAGCGGAGGCCGGGTATCAGAACCGTTACCAGGGCGTCTTCCCGATCAAGGTCAACCAGCGCAGGGTCGTCGTCGAGACCATCGCGTCGTACGGCGCCAAGTACCGCACGGGCCTCGAAGCGGGGAGCAAGGCGGAGCTAGCCCTGTGCCTCGCGCACGAGACGCACGACGACGCGCTCATCTGCTGCAACGGCTTCAAGGACGACGACTTCATCCGCCTGGCCCTCTGGGGCCGCAAGCTCGGGCGCAACGTCATCATCACGCTTGAGAAGGCGGGTGAGCTGGAGCGCGTCCTGCGCATCAGCAAGGAGGTCGGCGTCGAGCCGCTGCTCGGCGTGCGCTTCAAGCTGCACGCGCGCGGCAGCGGTCAGTGGGAGGCGTCCGGCGGCGACGACGCCAAGTTCGGCCTCACCGCCTCCGAGCTCATCACCGTGGCGCAGCGCGTGCAGGCGGAGGGCCTCGGCCACCGCCTCGTGCTCCTGCACTGCCATGTGGGCAGCCAGCTGACCGATATCAGGCGCATCCGCGCGGCCGTGCGCGAGGCCGCCCAGGCCTACGTGGAGCTCGCCGAGATGGGCGTCGGGGTCAAGTACCTCGACGTCGGCGGCGGCCTGGCGGTGGACTACGACGGGTCGAAGACGACCTACTACACCTCGGCGAACTACGGCCTGCGCGAGTACGCCGACACGGTGGTCTACACCATCATGGAGTCGTGCCAGGAGTGGGAGGTGGCGCACCCGGTCATCGTCACGGAGTCCGGGAGGGCGTTGACGGCCCACCACTCCGTCGTGATCGTGCCGGTCGTCGACGCCATCGGGCCGACCCGGACGGGCGTCGACCTGCCGCCGCTCACGGGCGAGGTCCACGCCCTCCTGCGCGACATGCAGGAGCTCGACAAGGCCGTGACCGTCAAGACCTACCGCGAGGTCTTCAACGAGGCCGTCTCCAACAAGGAGACCATGCACAGCCTCTTCGACCTCGGCTACCTCAGCCTCCTGGAGCGGGCCCACTTCGAGCAGCTCTACAACCGCCTCCTGGAGCGCGTCGCCAAGGTGGTCGCCGGCCTCGACTACGTACCGGAGGAGTTCGAGCTCCTCCCGCAGATGCTCGCCGACAAGTACGTCGTCAACTTCTCCTTGTTCCAGAGCCTGCCGGACCATTGGGCCATCAAGACGCTCTTCCCGATCGTGCCGCTGCAGCGCCTCGCCGAGCGGCCCACGCGCAACGCTACGCTGGTGGACATCAGCTGCGACTCGGACGGCAAGATCGAGCGCTTCATCGACCTGCGCGACGTGCGCTCCACGCTGCCGGTCCACGACTTCGTGCAAGGCCAGCCCTACTACCTCGGCGTCTTCCTGACCGGCGCGTACCAGGACGTGCTCGCGAACGCCCACAACCTCTTCGGGCGCGTGAACGAGGCACACGTGCGGCTCGGCAAGGACGGCGCGCACGTCGAGCTGTACGTCGAGGGGCAGAAGGCGCGCCGCGTAATCCACAACATGGGGTACGAGACCCCGGAGCTGCACGCCGCCGTCCAACGCCAGGCCGAGGAGCTGCGCGCCGAGGGCGTCCTCGACACGGACGAGGTCGAGGAGTTCCTCGAGCTGTACGACCGCGAGCTGGTCGGCTACACCTACCTGGAGGCGATGTGA
- a CDS encoding ATP-binding protein — protein MEHEPPRLIDRRRELALLAELLQRPGPSLVLVTGRRRVGKTFLLANAWPSEATFLFTATETTPDQNRRQLILDLAAWTGSDLRPEDYPTWRSVSDLLWRVRERRPLAIVLDEFQYLADGPRGLAEVTSAINATLERHAVDRPFVLVLSGSAVSTMEGLASGGAPLYGRLAMHLRLEPLSAFDAAEFVPGWTLRDKATGYGILGGTPAYWAAMDPKEGPAENVAHLLLAREGTLRLQLDTLLAQERGLRDTSAYNAIVRAVAGGATTRPRIADASGLRADTSLLRRLGQLEEIGLLRTVEVIETPANAPTRYRLADPALRFFHVFVSPYTSLLERSDPHQVYAQVVAPRLDTFMGLAFEDLVAPTYERLRDPRGLPLVERWSRWEGRDRSGRSLEVDVVAPLVDKRVMTGAVKYSRTPIGPSVFYDHLAALQRAADAGLKWAHQAMNDGPLIFMSATGFTERFAAAANAYKAPVLAWSLQEVYSAV, from the coding sequence GTGGAGCACGAACCGCCTCGCCTGATCGACCGCCGGCGCGAACTGGCTCTGCTCGCCGAACTCCTTCAGCGGCCCGGCCCGAGCTTGGTCCTGGTCACGGGCCGTAGGCGGGTCGGGAAGACGTTCCTACTGGCCAACGCCTGGCCCTCCGAAGCTACGTTCCTGTTCACAGCCACGGAGACCACTCCAGACCAGAACCGCCGCCAGCTGATCCTCGATCTCGCAGCCTGGACCGGTTCAGATCTCCGCCCGGAGGACTACCCGACGTGGCGGTCGGTATCGGACCTGCTGTGGAGGGTTCGCGAGCGTCGGCCTCTGGCCATCGTGCTCGACGAGTTCCAGTACCTTGCGGATGGCCCACGGGGCTTGGCCGAGGTGACCTCGGCCATCAACGCGACGTTGGAACGGCATGCCGTCGATCGACCCTTCGTCCTCGTCTTGAGCGGCTCCGCCGTGTCGACCATGGAAGGGCTCGCCAGTGGCGGGGCGCCCTTGTACGGCCGCCTCGCCATGCACCTGCGCCTAGAGCCCCTGTCTGCTTTCGATGCCGCCGAGTTCGTACCCGGCTGGACCCTACGAGACAAAGCGACCGGCTACGGCATCCTCGGAGGGACCCCCGCCTATTGGGCCGCGATGGACCCGAAGGAGGGTCCAGCCGAGAACGTGGCCCACCTACTTTTGGCACGCGAAGGCACCCTACGCCTCCAGCTCGACACGCTCCTGGCCCAAGAACGGGGTCTGCGTGACACATCGGCCTACAACGCCATAGTGAGGGCCGTAGCCGGCGGAGCTACCACCCGGCCTCGGATCGCGGATGCCAGCGGCCTGAGAGCCGATACTTCGCTTCTGCGGCGCCTGGGTCAGCTGGAGGAGATCGGGCTCCTCCGCACCGTCGAGGTCATCGAAACGCCCGCCAACGCCCCCACTCGTTACCGCTTGGCCGACCCCGCGCTGCGTTTCTTCCACGTGTTCGTCTCGCCGTACACCTCGCTGCTAGAGCGCTCCGACCCCCACCAGGTCTACGCCCAAGTAGTGGCACCCCGCCTCGACACGTTCATGGGCTTGGCCTTCGAGGACCTCGTCGCTCCAACGTACGAGCGGCTACGCGACCCGCGAGGGCTTCCCCTCGTCGAGCGCTGGTCCAGATGGGAAGGCCGCGACCGCAGCGGCCGGTCGCTTGAAGTCGACGTCGTCGCTCCCCTCGTCGACAAGCGCGTGATGACCGGGGCCGTCAAGTACTCTCGGACCCCGATAGGACCCTCCGTCTTCTACGATCACCTCGCTGCGCTCCAGCGCGCCGCAGACGCAGGCTTGAAGTGGGCGCACCAAGCCATGAACGACGGGCCGTTGATCTTCATGTCGGCCACCGGGTTCACCGAACGCTTCGCCGCCGCAGCCAACGCTTACAAGGCGCCCGTCTTGGCCTGGTCGCTGCAAGAGGTCTACTCGGCGGTGTAG
- a CDS encoding ABC transporter ATP-binding protein: MLAEHRPVVAKTAIEQAPVIELEGLSKRYGSVSVLNALSMRVPAGGYFALGGASGAGKTTLLGILGLLETPTAGEYRFHGEPTSTLSDRQLSELRNRAFGFVFQQFSLVPSLSAWQNVARPLTFAGVPRREHRRRALELLDRLGLAARAEHKPSQLSGGEQQRVAIARALINDPEVILADEPTGNLPKELWGQVLDMLETGWRNGKTVIVVTHEPAVAARAQRIVRLRDGRLERERGEAVSPPVR; the protein is encoded by the coding sequence ATGCTCGCCGAGCACCGACCGGTGGTGGCCAAGACCGCCATCGAGCAGGCGCCAGTGATCGAGTTGGAGGGCCTCTCCAAGAGGTACGGCAGCGTCTCGGTCCTCAACGCCTTGAGCATGCGCGTGCCGGCAGGAGGGTACTTCGCGCTCGGCGGCGCCTCTGGTGCGGGCAAGACCACGCTACTCGGCATCCTCGGCCTGCTCGAGACCCCGACCGCGGGCGAGTACCGGTTCCACGGTGAGCCCACAAGCACGTTGAGCGACCGCCAGCTTTCGGAGCTGCGTAACCGCGCCTTCGGCTTCGTCTTCCAGCAGTTCTCGCTCGTCCCCAGCCTGAGCGCGTGGCAGAACGTTGCCCGACCCCTGACCTTCGCCGGCGTGCCGCGTCGCGAACATAGACGGCGAGCGCTGGAGTTGCTCGACCGTCTGGGGCTTGCCGCGCGGGCCGAGCACAAGCCCTCGCAGCTATCCGGCGGCGAGCAACAGCGTGTCGCCATAGCCCGCGCACTCATCAACGACCCCGAGGTCATCCTCGCCGACGAGCCGACGGGCAACCTGCCAAAAGAGCTGTGGGGTCAGGTCCTCGACATGCTCGAGACCGGCTGGAGGAACGGCAAGACCGTGATCGTGGTAACCCACGAACCCGCGGTGGCGGCAAGAGCGCAGCGAATAGTGCGGCTACGTGACGGTCGGCTCGAACGCGAGCGCGGCGAGGCAGTCAGCCCGCCCGTACGCTAG
- a CDS encoding type II toxin-antitoxin system PrlF family antitoxin: MPRQNSAEVLVDESTLTSRGQTTIPAPIRKALRLGPADKLRFSLRADNTVVLSRSPEATSLDPVIGAFLDFIERDASARPERIGMIPDDLMARARDLTAGVDVDLGAPLDPEDE, encoded by the coding sequence ATGCCCCGCCAGAACTCTGCCGAAGTCTTGGTCGACGAATCGACGCTCACGAGCCGCGGGCAGACGACCATCCCCGCCCCCATCCGCAAGGCGCTCCGGCTCGGTCCCGCCGACAAGCTCCGTTTCTCTCTCAGGGCCGACAACACGGTCGTCCTGAGCCGCAGCCCCGAGGCCACCAGCCTCGACCCGGTGATCGGAGCGTTCCTAGATTTCATCGAGCGAGACGCCAGCGCCCGACCGGAACGTATCGGCATGATTCCAGATGATCTCATGGCAAGGGCTCGCGACCTCACAGCGGGAGTCGACGTGGACTTGGGCGCTCCGCTCGACCCCGAAGATGAATGA
- a CDS encoding type II toxin-antitoxin system YhaV family toxin: MSRAAVEPLVVAGWRLYAHDLFLRQLEDLVEAVEAERSRDPEGYVRKGSTKRLAAIVKLAFEVIPQDPTRPEYRLGSTLGLRPKHWFRAKFFQQYRLFFRFSVQERAIVFVWVNDEGTKRSYDSRAYAYRTFRKRLKSGNPPDDWDELVRNVEQNTERFRRAAGGR; encoded by the coding sequence ATGAGCCGGGCCGCGGTCGAGCCGCTAGTAGTGGCGGGCTGGCGACTCTACGCTCATGACCTATTCCTCCGTCAGCTCGAGGACCTAGTAGAGGCGGTGGAAGCGGAGCGGTCACGCGACCCCGAGGGGTACGTGAGGAAGGGCTCGACGAAGCGGCTCGCTGCCATCGTCAAGCTCGCGTTCGAGGTCATACCCCAGGACCCTACTCGACCTGAATACCGTCTAGGCAGCACGCTAGGGCTCAGGCCCAAGCACTGGTTCCGCGCCAAGTTCTTCCAGCAATACCGGCTCTTCTTCCGCTTCAGCGTGCAGGAGAGAGCGATAGTGTTCGTCTGGGTCAACGACGAGGGAACCAAACGCTCTTACGACTCGAGAGCCTACGCCTACCGTACGTTCCGGAAGAGGCTCAAGAGCGGCAACCCACCTGACGACTGGGACGAACTCGTTCGCAACGTAGAGCAGAACACCGAGCGCTTCCGCAGAGCAGCAGGAGGGCGCTGA
- a CDS encoding agmatine deiminase family protein, which translates to MSTTPYPTPASLGYRMPPEWAPHAATWTSWPFDDVLWVGQLEGVRREFADLVATIARFEPVNLNVRDDEAEKDARARIEQAAAALHGEQAGSVLANVRYHRLPLNDVWFRDNGPLFVRRAQAAASTGSSTAGTTGSAAAGAGHVAMTDWSFNAWGKKYAPWSDDDRAPATLAARLGMRRFVAPAVMEGGSLELNGHGVCLTTRSCLLEPNRNPDLGPADLELLLRDYLGITQLVWLEEGLEGDHTDGHIDTIVRFTDDGTIVCAVEPRADDPNHATMARNLEQLRSLRTPAGAPYRVVELPLPLKRMELEGERLPPTYANFYVGNGFVVVPQYGDANDEQALAILRPLFPGREVIGLSAVSLITGGGAFHCVTQQQPLGEVERA; encoded by the coding sequence ATGTCCACGACCCCGTACCCCACCCCAGCCTCGCTGGGCTACCGCATGCCCCCGGAGTGGGCACCCCACGCCGCCACCTGGACGTCATGGCCGTTCGACGACGTCCTCTGGGTCGGCCAACTGGAAGGCGTGCGGCGCGAGTTCGCCGACCTCGTCGCCACCATCGCGCGCTTCGAACCCGTGAACCTCAACGTGCGCGACGACGAGGCGGAGAAGGACGCAAGGGCGCGCATCGAGCAGGCCGCGGCCGCGCTCCACGGCGAGCAGGCCGGATCCGTCCTCGCCAACGTCCGCTACCACCGCCTGCCCCTCAACGACGTGTGGTTCAGGGACAACGGGCCGCTCTTCGTGCGGCGCGCCCAGGCCGCCGCGAGCACCGGCTCGAGCACCGCGGGAACGACCGGAAGCGCCGCCGCGGGAGCCGGCCACGTCGCCATGACCGACTGGTCCTTCAACGCCTGGGGCAAGAAGTACGCCCCCTGGTCGGACGACGACCGCGCGCCCGCCACGCTCGCCGCGCGCCTCGGCATGCGCCGGTTCGTCGCGCCCGCCGTCATGGAGGGCGGCTCTCTCGAACTGAACGGCCACGGCGTGTGCCTCACGACGCGCTCGTGCCTCCTGGAGCCGAACCGGAACCCGGACCTCGGCCCCGCGGACCTGGAGCTGCTGCTCCGCGACTACCTCGGCATCACGCAGCTCGTGTGGTTGGAGGAGGGCCTCGAGGGGGACCATACGGACGGCCACATCGACACGATCGTGCGCTTCACGGACGACGGCACGATTGTGTGCGCCGTCGAGCCGCGCGCGGACGACCCCAACCACGCCACGATGGCGCGCAACCTGGAGCAGCTCCGGAGCCTGCGCACGCCGGCAGGCGCGCCGTACCGGGTCGTCGAGCTCCCCCTCCCGCTCAAGCGCATGGAGCTGGAGGGCGAGCGCCTTCCGCCCACCTACGCCAACTTCTACGTCGGCAACGGCTTCGTCGTCGTGCCGCAGTACGGCGACGCGAACGACGAGCAGGCCCTGGCGATCCTGCGGCCGCTCTTCCCCGGCCGCGAGGTCATCGGCCTCAGCGCCGTCAGCCTCATAACGGGCGGCGGCGCCTTCCACTGCGTCACGCAGCAACAGCCCCTAGGAGAGGTCGAACGTGCCTGA
- the aguB gene encoding N-carbamoylputrescine amidase, translated as MPEPKKSPELVRLAVVQMSCSHVLEENLAKAEAFVREAAALGADVILLQELFENLYFPQLEREELFALAHPMKGHPFIERFAKLAGELGVVLPVSFFEQAGQAYFNSLAMVDANGAVLGHYRKSHIPDGPGYEEKYYFNPGDSGFKTWRTRFGNIGVGICWDQWFPEAARIMALKGADLLLYPTAIGSEPDEAGGLDTRDLWRRAMLGHAVSNVAYVAAANRVGREGSATFYGSSFISDYAGELLADADRTSETILTADLDLAAARTRRAGWGFFRDRRPELYRALLTLDGEE; from the coding sequence GTGCCTGAGCCCAAGAAGAGCCCCGAGCTGGTCCGCCTCGCCGTCGTCCAGATGAGCTGCTCGCACGTTCTGGAGGAGAACCTGGCCAAGGCGGAGGCGTTCGTGCGCGAGGCGGCGGCCCTGGGCGCCGACGTCATCCTCCTGCAAGAGCTCTTCGAGAACCTCTACTTCCCGCAGCTCGAGCGCGAGGAGCTGTTCGCGCTGGCGCACCCCATGAAGGGACACCCGTTCATCGAACGCTTCGCGAAGCTCGCCGGTGAGCTCGGCGTGGTGCTGCCCGTCTCCTTCTTCGAGCAGGCCGGGCAGGCCTACTTCAACAGCCTGGCGATGGTGGACGCGAACGGCGCGGTGCTGGGCCACTACCGCAAGAGCCACATCCCCGACGGCCCCGGCTACGAGGAGAAGTACTACTTCAACCCCGGCGACAGCGGCTTCAAGACGTGGCGCACGCGCTTCGGCAACATCGGCGTCGGTATCTGCTGGGACCAGTGGTTCCCGGAGGCCGCGCGCATCATGGCGCTCAAGGGCGCCGACCTGCTCCTCTACCCCACCGCCATCGGCAGCGAGCCCGACGAAGCGGGCGGGCTGGACACGCGCGACCTGTGGCGCCGCGCCATGCTCGGGCACGCCGTCAGCAACGTGGCTTACGTGGCCGCCGCGAACCGCGTGGGGCGCGAGGGCAGCGCGACGTTCTACGGCTCGTCGTTCATCTCGGACTACGCGGGCGAGCTGCTCGCGGACGCCGACCGGACCTCGGAGACGATCCTCACCGCCGACCTCGACCTGGCGGCGGCGCGCACGCGCCGCGCGGGCTGGGGCTTCTTCCGCGACCGGCGGCCGGAGCTCTACCGGGCGTTGCTCACGCTCGACGGGGAGGAGTAG
- a CDS encoding PIN domain-containing protein, translating to MVTAKRVPDYLIDTNVLVYALDGSRPHERARAVAWLDYLIATGAGALSTQALTEVARVCLGRLTPRWHPDDALEHVQSLARAFYVFPVTPAIVAEALRGVSRHKLSFFDAQMWAVARLNQIPALLTQDMASGAEMDGVLMVDPFATDVPPAPPG from the coding sequence ATGGTGACCGCTAAGCGTGTACCCGATTACCTGATAGATACCAACGTCCTCGTGTACGCCTTGGACGGGTCGAGACCTCACGAGCGCGCGCGAGCCGTGGCTTGGCTCGACTACCTGATCGCTACGGGTGCAGGCGCCCTCTCGACCCAGGCACTCACCGAGGTCGCTCGGGTCTGCCTCGGTCGCCTGACGCCACGTTGGCACCCTGATGATGCCCTGGAGCACGTTCAGTCGCTGGCGCGCGCTTTCTACGTCTTCCCGGTTACGCCTGCCATCGTCGCCGAGGCCCTACGGGGCGTGAGTCGGCACAAGCTCTCGTTCTTCGATGCCCAGATGTGGGCTGTGGCGAGGCTCAATCAGATACCGGCCCTCCTGACACAAGACATGGCATCGGGCGCAGAGATGGATGGCGTCCTCATGGTCGACCCTTTCGCGACGGATGTACCGCCCGCTCCCCCTGGTTGA
- a CDS encoding AMP-dependent synthetase/ligase, protein MVVRTARWTSGPGRLELGRTLPALLAEAVSERPNGRAFNDRPSAVPGKPGGPGAPWTTLSNGELKRKAEAMAAGLRSMGLERGDRVALFTHSDMSFVLADMACLIAGLVDVPIYLTHTPDAMRFILSESGCAAVLASDEALLARMLEATRGLAGVKLLAPAAGSPRGNAPVPGGGDASAVGGRAPTEGAPATEGAPSVAGGAGWPEEGGPLVTDYAAIIARGERELERRPDLIRTFAAGQQASDVATIIYTSGTTGSPKGVMLSHENLSSNAIASLTDLPTFLSGAQETVLSFLPLTHIFARTLMYANMWFGSTVYFGTTDSVREDLQEVRPTFMAAVPRVLEKSWERIEAVGTTLTGVKKVLYARALAFADAFDVSKPSGGLAAAERALLDRLVYSKWRAALGGRLKTIIVGGAALRGELVNRLGAAGIDVLQGYGLTETSPVICFNRSGRNRAGTVGEAIPGVEIGISDEDEILTRGPHVMLGYFARPDETAKVIDADGWFHTGDLGKLDDDGYLAITGRLKNLFKLSTGKYVMPDPITERLEADPLVATAIVVGPGEKFCAALLFLDREVLAQRYGPVTQSVLEQADVAAALREAVRRANAGMPDWSSVKRAAAVLKELTMADGSVTPKLSIRRDKVVADHAEVVRAMYAGGAAPAGVRFVDLD, encoded by the coding sequence ATGGTCGTGAGAACGGCGCGATGGACGTCGGGACCCGGGCGCCTGGAGCTTGGCCGCACGCTGCCGGCGCTGCTCGCGGAGGCGGTCTCCGAGAGGCCGAACGGGCGCGCGTTCAACGACCGGCCGTCGGCGGTGCCCGGTAAGCCCGGCGGCCCCGGGGCTCCCTGGACGACGCTCTCGAACGGCGAGCTCAAGCGCAAGGCGGAGGCCATGGCGGCCGGCCTGCGTTCCATGGGGCTGGAGCGCGGCGACCGCGTCGCCCTCTTCACGCACTCGGACATGAGCTTCGTGCTCGCCGACATGGCCTGCCTGATAGCCGGCCTCGTCGACGTGCCCATCTACCTGACGCATACGCCGGACGCCATGCGTTTCATCCTGAGCGAGAGCGGCTGCGCGGCCGTGCTGGCCTCTGACGAGGCGCTGCTCGCGCGGATGCTCGAGGCGACGCGCGGCCTCGCAGGGGTGAAGCTGCTGGCGCCGGCCGCCGGCTCGCCGCGCGGGAACGCGCCGGTGCCTGGGGGTGGCGACGCTTCGGCGGTCGGCGGGCGCGCGCCAACTGAGGGTGCGCCCGCCACGGAGGGCGCACCCTCAGTGGCGGGCGGTGCCGGCTGGCCCGAGGAGGGCGGCCCGCTCGTCACGGATTACGCGGCCATCATCGCCAGGGGCGAACGCGAGCTGGAGCGGCGCCCAGACCTGATCCGGACGTTCGCCGCCGGCCAGCAGGCGAGCGACGTGGCCACGATCATCTACACGTCCGGCACGACGGGCTCGCCGAAGGGCGTGATGCTCAGCCACGAGAACCTCTCGAGCAACGCCATCGCCTCCCTCACGGACCTGCCCACGTTCCTCTCGGGCGCCCAGGAGACCGTGCTCTCCTTCCTGCCGCTCACGCACATCTTCGCGCGCACCCTCATGTACGCGAACATGTGGTTCGGTTCCACCGTCTACTTCGGCACGACGGACTCGGTGCGCGAGGACCTTCAAGAGGTGCGCCCCACGTTCATGGCGGCCGTGCCGCGTGTCCTCGAGAAGTCGTGGGAGCGCATCGAGGCCGTCGGGACCACGCTCACGGGCGTCAAGAAGGTGCTCTACGCACGGGCGTTGGCCTTCGCAGACGCCTTCGACGTGAGCAAGCCTTCCGGGGGGCTGGCCGCCGCCGAGCGGGCCCTGCTCGACAGGCTCGTCTACTCGAAGTGGCGCGCCGCCCTCGGTGGGCGGCTCAAGACGATCATCGTCGGCGGGGCGGCGCTGCGCGGCGAGCTCGTCAACCGCCTCGGCGCCGCGGGCATAGACGTGCTGCAGGGCTACGGCCTGACGGAGACGAGCCCCGTCATCTGCTTCAACCGGTCGGGCCGCAACCGCGCCGGCACGGTCGGCGAGGCCATACCGGGCGTCGAGATCGGCATCAGCGACGAGGACGAGATCCTCACGCGCGGCCCGCACGTCATGCTCGGCTACTTCGCCAGGCCGGACGAGACGGCCAAGGTCATCGACGCAGACGGCTGGTTCCACACGGGCGACCTCGGAAAGCTTGACGATGACGGTTACCTCGCCATCACGGGCCGCCTCAAGAACCTCTTCAAGCTCTCCACGGGCAAGTACGTCATGCCCGACCCCATCACCGAGCGCCTGGAGGCCGACCCCCTGGTCGCCACGGCCATCGTCGTCGGTCCCGGCGAGAAGTTCTGCGCGGCCCTCCTGTTCCTCGATCGCGAGGTGCTGGCGCAGCGTTACGGCCCCGTTACCCAGAGCGTGCTCGAGCAGGCCGACGTGGCGGCCGCGTTACGCGAGGCTGTCCGGCGCGCGAACGCTGGCATGCCCGACTGGTCGAGCGTGAAGCGCGCGGCGGCCGTGCTGAAGGAGCTGACGATGGCGGACGGCTCCGTGACGCCGAAGCTGAGCATCCGGCGCGACAAGGTGGTGGCCGATCACGCCGAGGTCGTGCGCGCCATGTACGCGGGCGGCGCGGCGCCGGCGGGGGTCAGGTTCGTGGATTTGGACTAG
- a CDS encoding glucose-1-phosphate thymidylyltransferase → MKGLILAAGLGTRLRPITSLKPKPTIAVANKPLIHHAVDNLVEAGVREIGVVVSYLTLNSIKETLEGYPGVRFEYIMQNPPQGLAHAVKVSREFLGDESFVMYLSDNLFEHGITEFVNRFRPGESNAVMALVPVTREAAKSLGVAVVDGERITKLVEKPADPPSTLAVAGVYVFDSRIHAMIEGLAPGAKGEYQITDAIQRLIEAGDEVVPVTVRGWWKDTGQADDILDANRLLLTRLKRDVQGETENATLIGEVVIGAGAVVKDTTVFGPVIIGAGAHVERAYVGPFTAIGDGCTVRNAELEYSVVGNRTVIDGVKPRIQASLIGEDVTITGHDSRPATHRMVVGDESRIALHE, encoded by the coding sequence ATGAAGGGACTCATACTCGCAGCCGGCCTCGGCACCCGCCTGCGCCCGATAACCAGCCTCAAACCGAAGCCGACGATTGCGGTGGCCAACAAGCCGCTCATCCACCACGCCGTCGACAACCTGGTCGAGGCCGGCGTGCGCGAGATCGGCGTCGTGGTCAGCTACCTCACGCTCAACTCCATCAAGGAGACGCTGGAGGGCTACCCCGGCGTGCGCTTCGAGTACATCATGCAGAACCCCCCGCAGGGCCTGGCGCACGCCGTCAAGGTCTCGCGCGAGTTCCTCGGCGACGAGTCGTTCGTCATGTACCTCTCCGACAACCTCTTCGAGCACGGCATCACGGAGTTCGTGAACCGCTTCAGGCCGGGCGAGAGCAACGCCGTCATGGCGCTCGTGCCCGTGACCCGCGAGGCGGCCAAGTCGCTCGGCGTCGCCGTGGTGGACGGGGAGCGCATCACGAAGCTCGTCGAGAAGCCGGCCGACCCGCCGAGCACCCTGGCCGTGGCCGGCGTCTACGTCTTCGACTCGCGCATCCACGCCATGATCGAGGGGCTGGCGCCGGGCGCCAAGGGCGAGTACCAGATCACCGACGCCATCCAGCGCCTCATCGAGGCGGGCGACGAGGTCGTGCCCGTCACCGTCCGCGGCTGGTGGAAGGACACGGGCCAGGCGGACGACATCCTCGACGCCAACCGGCTGCTGCTCACGCGCCTCAAGCGCGACGTGCAGGGCGAGACGGAGAACGCCACCCTCATCGGCGAGGTGGTCATCGGCGCCGGCGCGGTGGTGAAGGACACGACGGTGTTCGGCCCCGTCATCATCGGCGCCGGCGCGCACGTCGAGCGCGCCTACGTCGGGCCGTTCACGGCGATCGGCGACGGCTGCACCGTGCGCAACGCTGAGCTCGAGTACTCGGTGGTGGGCAACCGCACCGTGATAGACGGCGTGAAGCCACGCATCCAGGCCAGCCTCATCGGCGAGGACGTGACCATCACGGGCCACGACTCGCGGCCGGCCACGCACCGCATGGTCGTGGGCGACGAGAGCCGGATCGCGCTGCACGAGTAG